The following are encoded together in the Culex pipiens pallens isolate TS chromosome 1, TS_CPP_V2, whole genome shotgun sequence genome:
- the LOC128092312 gene encoding uncharacterized protein LOC128092312 has product MADRTPSTPSTAKAGAASSTTEAAIVRIESKLDQLIGWQKDVITEIRGIQNTLEELRTTTETLMDEQQQLRSDNFELRRQLELNEIEIDQLRQEMLRKTLEISNVPVAEDEDLFDKVTQICHGIGVVLDISEVKEIFRAPTYQSQKSQIPPPIQLKLSSKKKRDEPLAKKREKKELTTAILDKGTDKPVNIYISEVLTKRNRYLFKLRWQVVG; this is encoded by the exons ATGGCCGACCGAACACCGTCTACACCATCCACGGCAAAGGCTGGAGCTGCATCATCCACCACTGAAGCTGCGATCGTCCGGATCGAATCCAAACTGGACCAGCTCATCGGCTGGCAGAAGGATGTCATAACGGAGATCCGCGGCATACAAAACACGCTAGAAGAATTGCGGACAACCACGGAAACGCTGATGGATGAGCAACAGCAGCTTCGTTCCGACAACTTCGAGTTGCGAAGACAGCTGGAGTTGAACGAAATCGAAATTGACCAACTGAGGCAGGAAATGCTGCGCAAGACGTTGGAGATTTCGAACGTGCCTGTTGCCGAAGATGAAGACCTCTTTGACAAAGTCACTCAGATTTGTCATGGGATCGGAGTCGTACTGGATATCAGCGAGGTGAAGGAAATCTTCAGGGCTCCCACGTACCAGTCCCAGAAGTCGCAAATTCCGCCACCCATCCAGCTGAAGCTTAGCAGTAAGAAGAAAAGAGACGAACCACTGGCgaaaaagagagaaaagaaGGAGTTAACTACGGCAATCCTGGACAAGGGAACCGATAAACCGGTCAACATTTACATCAGCGAAGTGCTGACCAAGCGGAATCGGTACCTGTTCAAGCTG AGATGGCAGGTTGTTGGTTAG